A single Triticum dicoccoides isolate Atlit2015 ecotype Zavitan chromosome 2A, WEW_v2.0, whole genome shotgun sequence DNA region contains:
- the LOC119359363 gene encoding probable receptor-like protein kinase At1g49730, which yields MGMGCLHQRLGRTRALPFVRRFKPSEIEAATRGFSTALETGGPRGTAYRARFADGLVATVRRAGSGDPDQEGQEGAFYRELQLLGRLNHRHVVRLRGFSEGHNRFLVFDQMENRSLKECLHDPLRTPLNWRTRLQVAIDVAAALEYLYYFCDPPVFHVTVNSSNVMMDADFVAKLSNVSVVGHDSSEGSHAEERIQQRRTELVFQYGVLLLELVTGQSPGGGDGELVRWVQEPGFAGSMQRMVDADLGGTYDDGELRDLVIVARLCTRPGSGTAVVSIPQVLRYLQGKVGDKNR from the exons ATGGGCATGGGCTGCCTCCACCAGCGGCTCGGCCGCACGC GTGCTCTGCCGTTCGTGAGGAGGTTCAAGCCGAGCGAGATCGAGGCGGCCACCAGAGGCTTCAGCACGGCCCTCGAGACCGGCGGGCCTCGCGGCACGGCGTACCGCGCCCGCTTCGCTGATGGCCTCGTCGCCACGGTGCGCCGTGCGGGCAGCGGCGACCCGGACCAGGAAGGGCAGGAGGGCGCCTTCTACCGGGAGCTGCAGCTGCTCGGCCGCCTCAACCACCGACACGTCGTCAGGCTCCGCGGCTTCTCAGAAGGACACAACAG GTTTCTGGTGTTTGATCAGATGGAGAACAGGAGCCTGAAAGAATGCCTCCACG ATCCTCTTAGGACGCCACTCAACTGGAGGACCCGGTTGCAGGTTGCCATAGATGTCGCAGCAGCCCTG GAGTATCTCTACTACTTCTGCGACCCTCCGGTGTTCCACGTGACGGTGAACTCGAGCAACGTGATGATGGATGCTGATTTCGTCGCCAAG CTATCGAACGTCAGTGTCGTCGGTCACGACTCTTCCGAAGGATCCCACGCCGAAG AGCGAATTCAGCAGAGGCGGACGGAGCTGGTGTTCCAGTACGGCGTGTTGCTCCTGGAGCTCGTCACCGGACAGTCgcccgggggcggcgacggcgagctcgtgcgGTGGGTGCAGGAGCCAGGGTTCGCCGGATCCATGCAGAGGATGGTGGACGCGGATCTCGGGGGCACctacgacgacggcgagctccgggACCTCGTGATAGTCGCGAGGCTCTGCACTAGGCCTGGCAGCGGCACCGCCGTTGTCTCGATCCCACAGGTACTCCGCTACTTGCAGGGGAAGGTGGGTGACAAAAACAGATGA